Proteins encoded in a region of the Elaeis guineensis isolate ETL-2024a chromosome 7, EG11, whole genome shotgun sequence genome:
- the LOC105048708 gene encoding uncharacterized protein isoform X2, translated as MVGHGHAIPLEVVGTMIEMADVAWSALEYRRERKAEAAEEDEIAQLKAENLRLKTVLADNLAVLQGLSKSPSISKDCPPDLYTRLVAAADSSSFLAKLESLHQESTDLPNGKFPSSEATGTNLNSVEIMVDVDHGEPSWWVWVTHDIVPGCLEEVSGIDNENYVIISEENVIDGIADFIARCILENPKSKDLTPEELQKTVTRVLGGIKDRSKWRNVWEAGKIIYTLSTWGIALVGLYRHRAILKAAARGVSASANLVLKVI; from the exons ATGGTGGGGCACGGGCATGCGATCCCGCTGGAGGTGGTGGGAACGATGATCGAGATGGCGGACGTGGCGTGGAGCGCCCTCGAGTACCGCCGCGAGCGGAAggccgaggcggcggaggaggaCGAGATCGCGCAGCTCAAGGCCGAGAACCTCCGCCTTAAAACCGTCCTCGCCGACAATCTTGCCGTCCTCCAGGGCCTCTCTAAATCTCCCTCCATCTCCAAAGATTGCCCTCCCgat TTATATACACGCCTTGTAGCTGCGGCGGACAGCTCGAGCTTCCTGGCCAAACTTGAATCACTTCATCAGGAGTCAACAGATTTACCAAATGGCAAATTCCCATCTAGCGAAGCCACAG GGACCAATTTAAATTCTGTGGAAATTATGGTAGATGTTGATCATGGAGAGCCTAGTTGGTGGGTGTGGGTCACTCATGATATTGTCCCAGGTTGCTTGGAGGAAGTTAGTGGAATCGATAATGAAAATTATGTCATCATTAGTGAAGAGAATGTAATTGATGGCATTGCCGACTTCATAGCTAGATGCATCCTAGAAAACCCAAAATCTAAG GATTTAACGCCGGAGGAactgcagaaaa CTGTGACAAGGGTTTTGGGTGGCATTAAAGATAGGAGCAAGTGGAGAAATGTTTGGGAGGCTGGAAAAATTATCTACACCTTATCAACCTGGGGAATTGCTTTGGTGGG GTTATATAGGCACCGGGCAATTTTGAAAGCTGCAGCGAGGGGTGTTAGTGCATCTGCCAACCTTGTCCTGAAG GTTATATGA
- the LOC105048708 gene encoding uncharacterized protein isoform X1, with product MVGHGHAIPLEVVGTMIEMADVAWSALEYRRERKAEAAEEDEIAQLKAENLRLKTVLADNLAVLQGLSKSPSISKDCPPDLYTRLVAAADSSSFLAKLESLHQESTDLPNGKFPSSEATGTNLNSVEIMVDVDHGEPSWWVWVTHDIVPGCLEEVSGIDNENYVIISEENVIDGIADFIARCILENPKSKDLTPEELQKTVTRVLGGIKDRSKWRNVWEAGKIIYTLSTWGIALVGLYRHRAILKAAARGVSASANLVLKVV from the exons ATGGTGGGGCACGGGCATGCGATCCCGCTGGAGGTGGTGGGAACGATGATCGAGATGGCGGACGTGGCGTGGAGCGCCCTCGAGTACCGCCGCGAGCGGAAggccgaggcggcggaggaggaCGAGATCGCGCAGCTCAAGGCCGAGAACCTCCGCCTTAAAACCGTCCTCGCCGACAATCTTGCCGTCCTCCAGGGCCTCTCTAAATCTCCCTCCATCTCCAAAGATTGCCCTCCCgat TTATATACACGCCTTGTAGCTGCGGCGGACAGCTCGAGCTTCCTGGCCAAACTTGAATCACTTCATCAGGAGTCAACAGATTTACCAAATGGCAAATTCCCATCTAGCGAAGCCACAG GGACCAATTTAAATTCTGTGGAAATTATGGTAGATGTTGATCATGGAGAGCCTAGTTGGTGGGTGTGGGTCACTCATGATATTGTCCCAGGTTGCTTGGAGGAAGTTAGTGGAATCGATAATGAAAATTATGTCATCATTAGTGAAGAGAATGTAATTGATGGCATTGCCGACTTCATAGCTAGATGCATCCTAGAAAACCCAAAATCTAAG GATTTAACGCCGGAGGAactgcagaaaa CTGTGACAAGGGTTTTGGGTGGCATTAAAGATAGGAGCAAGTGGAGAAATGTTTGGGAGGCTGGAAAAATTATCTACACCTTATCAACCTGGGGAATTGCTTTGGTGGG GTTATATAGGCACCGGGCAATTTTGAAAGCTGCAGCGAGGGGTGTTAGTGCATCTGCCAACCTTGTCCTGAAGGTTGTCTAA